GCTGGGGGTCTTCACCTGGCCCCactgaagggggaaaaaatcatcctGGTTCCAATAAATACAGTTTCCCTCTCTGGCTTTGATTCTTCTAGAGGGCACCCCTTACCCCTTTCCACAAAACCTTCACGTCCTATAGATTCCGAGCTCTTGAAGTTACAACTGGGAAGACCCTGTGGTGGGAGAGCCATGTGGGTGAGGGGGTGAGCCCAGTCCAGGGTGCTGCCCTAGAACTGCCTCACCACAGCCCTGGGTCTTGCAGGCTGAACCTGAGGGAGTTGGGTCCCTGGGCCTCCCACATGCGCTGGATCATCTGGATCATGGCATCCTTTGGGACTGTCtatgttttcttcttccatgaGCGGTGAGTGCCTGCGCCCAGCCCCGAGCTTGTGGGTGTGTGGGACCCGGGACACGGAGCATGGACCTGCTGCCATGAGTTGCTTCCTCCACGTGGTGGCACcaaataaaaagccaaaagcCCCAAAAGTCCCACGTGCCAGGTCCCAAGCCAGTCCACACATGAGGTCGTGGGACCTGCTGTGATGGCACTGCCACCCCTTACCCTGCAGCGCTGCTGGGGAAATTACAAGTGTGAAACTGAACCTCCCTCTGTTCCTGCTCCAAGCTGCCTCTCTGTCTGCTGCAGGTACAAGCTGGTGGAGCTGGTGTGCTACGTTATCATGGGCTTCTTCCCCGCCTTGGTCATCCTCTCCATGGTAAGACCCTGCTGGGAAACTCTTGGGCTCAGTGTGAGGGACAAATCCCAGGAGGGATTTGAAAACCCAGAATGGTTTTTCTCTGGTGGGTTGGTGCAGTCTCCAGGCTTTGTGAGGGATAAAGAAATCCCTGATACAACGTGGCTCACCTTGGTTTTGCAGGTACTTTGGGTGCCTAGTAGGCACCACGTGCATTTCTCCCAGATCTCCTTCACGGGCTCTGTTGTTTGGAAATCGTAGGATCACAGAAGCATAAAATGGTCtggtttgaagggaccttaaagatgatcTAGTTCTAtttctcccagggctgctgggtcCTTGCTGTCTTACTGGAGAGGAGGGGGTAGCAGAAGGCAGAGAagtccagagctgcagctggacaACATTTCTGGTCTGACTGGGGTGGTGGGGAAAGGGCGGACCCCCCTCTTGGCCTCACTGAGCAttgcctgctcccagcccaaTAGGGACGGCCTCCTGGAGCTGGTGTTTGGTGGGTTCTTCTACTGCCTGGGCATGGTGTTCTTCAAAAGCGACGGCCGCATCCCCTTCGCCCACGCCATCTGGCACCTCTTTGTGGCCATCGGAGCTGGCATCCACTACTATGCCATCTGGAGGTACCTCTACCGGCCCGGAGCGCTGAACACCAAAACCTCCCTCTAGAAGCCTTAAAGACATTGTTTGTGTCACCTGGCACGTGGGGGACACAGAGGGCGGCGGGGACACAGGCTGCCCCGTGGGATCACCCCAAACCACCCTCTTGCCCCGTGGACAGCAGCTGTGGGTGCCCTTCCTGCACAGACAGGAGAGCGCAGAGgttgattttaaatatttttcttttttaaccttgggaactgtttggttttttaggCAAAAGTTTCAGAACATAGTGACTGACTGGGCTGCGGGTGATAACTGAGTGACCACTTGCTGGGAACTTCATTCACTCACCTGGTCTTGAACATCCCATGGGACTGGGAACCTTGGCCCTACATGCCCCTGGCTGACACCCTGGATTTGGCTACTGAGGGGACTGGAGGAGTCAGGATGAGGGCAGAGACCCAGTGGTGACACCCCTGCACCACCTGGACTAGCTCCTAAATCGTCCTAAGTCCTGTCAGCATTAACAGCTCCATCCCAAGTCCTTGAGGCAATGGTCCATACTCAACAAGCCTTACAAGAGATTGAAACTTGAATCTCTTTCAAGGGCATCCCAGCCCCTGAGCACTGGGAAGCCCTTCCTCTAAGCCAATATTAAGTGCACAACTCAGTACGTCCCTGGGATCCCCTAGTGACATTTTGTCCCTGGAGTGCTTGGTTGTCCTCTTGGTGCCAATGGCAGCCCGAAGCACGGCCCTGCTCCCAGGTCCTGCTGCACGTGTGCcttcagcagggagcagagctgggatccaGCTCCTGGCATCTCCCTGACTGGGGTCAGCCCATCCACTTCAGGGATTCCCTTTCTCCTCGAGGGAGAGAAGTGAATCTCCTTGGGCTGGGCTCATGGGGCTACCTGCCTTCTCTGCTCCCATTTTGCTGATGAACCTATTGTTCATCAGATTTAATTCCACTTTTGGAAAGATTTCTAGCATTTCCAGGattgctgcagggcaggaatgcATCCACATGAAGCCTGGATGTGAGCTGTGACAGAGAGCTCAGTTTTTAAATGCCTAGCCATGGGCACACAGTGCTAACTCAGGCTAATGAGACATGGAACATCCatccagctgctgggagcagcagaatGGGAAAACCACACCTGATCATGGTCCCCAAacactctggcagagctgctggagccaggagggTGTGGTGTatgctgggctgtgcctgcaccTTCCCCATCAAGAGTCAATTGCCCATCACCTCTTTTTGGCTTTTGATTAGtcacagctgcagcctctggctgcagagatgtggcaagtGAAGGAGATTTATGGCCACCATCCCACACCTCCTGTTTCTccagcagcattccagggaGCTGAGCAGAACTTAGGGctccccagcctgtggcacCCCAGGACTGGCTCTACAGGGCTGTGCCATTTTGCAGCAAATTACCAAAGAGGAAGCATCTGGATACTCACCCCCTCCTGTTGTGGTGGCTGTGGTTGCCAGGCTGGCAAAAATATCCCGGGGGTTTTCACTTCCATAGGCAGAAGGTTCCTGTAAAGGGCTCTGGGAGCTGTACCTGGCACCCCAGCCTGGTGTGGGGCTGCTGGAGGTCTCTGCCCAGGACACCTCAGAGCAACCTTTGGGCTGGAACTGCCCTTGGGGTGATGGGTGGTTTTAGGGATGGGGTGAACGAGCTGATGTGAGCCCagactctgctgctgcctctgcccatccctggccctgtcACCTGCTGCAGATGGAGAGGTGGAGAAGGATGAGCTGTGAGTAACCAGCAGTTGATGGAGCATATCCGGGGTTGGAATAGCAGGATACAGAGCTCCCAGAATGGGAGATGCCATATTTTCTGTCTGGCAAGACATTACccttctctgtgcctcagtttccccatctggGAAGTGAAGACCCTGACCTACCTCACAGGGCTCGTGTGAGGACCCCGTGAAGCATTTGGAAGTCAGCCAGAGCTTCACAAACACCTGCTTCAATTTTCACTGAGTCTGGGGGAGCAGGTTCCCAGAGCCACCACGGGGCACAGTGACAACTTCGGCTTTGTGTGCCTGGCCCTCCTCCCCCTCTGTCACCAAATCCCACGGGGAACCACCCTGGGGTCAGACCATGCAAACAGCAGTCCCAGCCACAGGCAAATGTCccctggcaggggctgaggatgcccagggaccaccACCATGTTTTGCTTCATCCCAAGGGATTTATCTCAGAAACTGTTTTGCCATTGTGGTCTTTTGGCCCTAAATCTGTCCCAAGGGCTCCTGAAGCCCAGAGAGGTGTCAGAAGAACCTTTCTGAGGCTGCTTCATCTCAGTCTCCTGCTGAACATCCAGGGCAGGACAGTTGCCCAGGCAGAAATGGATGGCTGGCCTCTGTTGGGAACATCACCACCCTGCCTTCAGCCTGGATTTGCAGAGTGGGCTTCTCTGTAATTGAGAGGCTCTCCCTCTTTTCTTGCTCTTAAATCCTCCCCTTGCACAGCAGGGGGGACACAGAGCAAGTTATCGGATTGTCCTCCTATTTTATACTAATTTTAAATGACTCGTAACATTCAGGATGTTTGTGGAGGAGGGCTTGAGGGATCTTTTTAGCATCTCATGTTTTTCACCATCCATCCTTGTTCAAtcagtattttatatttaacacAGTATTGTGtcaaatacaaacaaatataAGGAAGATAATGCTAGTGGATATTGTTTCCTGTGGAGTAGGATCGAAATAAATACTCAAGATACCTCACCTCTTGCCTGCTTGTTAAATCAAAATTAGTTCCCCGGCAGCCCTTGGAAATAAACTCATTTTCTATCTGACTCATCCCACATGGCTTTGCTCCCTGGTGAGGAGAGGAGCCACTCGAGTAACTGCAGGGTGCTGGGATGCTGAGCACTGACTCACCTTGGTGCAGGGATGGCATTGCCAGCAgctgaacaaacaaacaaatcaatcAGTGAGTTTGCTGACAGTGCCCCTGtgcccagag
The Cinclus cinclus chromosome 16, bCinCin1.1, whole genome shotgun sequence DNA segment above includes these coding regions:
- the MMD2 gene encoding monocyte to macrophage differentiation factor 2, encoding MFVSRLLDFQKTRYARFMNHRVPSNCRYQPTEYEHAANCATHAFWILPSILGSSILYILSDDQWETISAWIYGCGLSSLFIVSTIFHTISWKKRHLRTVEHCLHMFDRMVIYFFIAASYAPWLNLRELGPWASHMRWIIWIMASFGTVYVFFFHERYKLVELVCYVIMGFFPALVILSMPNRDGLLELVFGGFFYCLGMVFFKSDGRIPFAHAIWHLFVAIGAGIHYYAIWRYLYRPGALNTKTSL